The following are encoded in a window of Parambassis ranga chromosome 15, fParRan2.1, whole genome shotgun sequence genomic DNA:
- the htr7a gene encoding 5-hydroxytryptamine receptor 7, whose protein sequence is MVVVGTSNGTFGSGNMRSSLMIEDRVGGGDPGGSTNMMMISEALAPRLLKIAQGAAEAAAAAAAAAATSPSTSSQPQVMETNGTRCGEQILSYGRVEKVLIGGVLTMLTLSTICGNLLVVISVCFVKKLRQPSNYLIVSLAVADLSVALAVMPFVSITDLIGGQWIFGQFFCNVFIAMDVMCCTASIMTLCVISIDRYLGITKPLTYPVRQNGCCMAKMILSVWLLSASITLPPLFGWAQNVNDGRVCLISQDFGYTVYSTAVAFYIPMSVMLIMYHRIFRAAKLSAAKHTITGFPRDGEHRPGVALRGGRGGPKIQQTAESGETGSVERTEVGQDEEAEEEEEEEEEESLDCVAAALKLQREVEEECSTRVSRLLKTGEHHQRRKRKNQSIFKREQKAAATLGIVVGAFTFCWLPFFLVSTARPFVCGVECSCVPLWLERTLLWLGYANSLINPFIYAFFNRDLRTTYSNLLRCRYRNINRKLSAAGMHEALKLVEKPDTDV, encoded by the exons ATGGTTGTTGTGGGAACGAGTAACGGAACTTTCGGTAGTGGCAACATGAGGTCTTCGCTTATGATAGAGGATAGAGTCGGCGGTGGAGATCCCGGGGGCTCCACCAACATGATGATGATCTCCGAAGCTCTTGCGCCCCGGCTGCTGAAGATTGCGCAGGGCGCcgcagaggctgcagcagcagcggcagcagcggcagcgACTTCTCCGTCCACATCTAGTCAGCCGCAGGTCATGGAGACGAACGGGACACGATGTGGCGAGCAGATCCTGAGCTACGGCAGGGTGGAGAAGGTCTTGATCGGCGGTGTGCTCACCATGCTCACGCTGTCCACCATCTGCGGAAACTTACTGGTGGTCATCTCCGTGTGCTTCGTCAAGAAGCTGCGCCAGCCGTCCAACTATCTGATCGTTTCTCTGGCCGTGGCGGACCTGTCGGTGGCTCTGGCCGTAATGCCCTTCGTCAGTATCACGGACCTGATTGGTGGTCAGTGGATTTTTGGGCAGTTTTTTTGTAACGTCTTTATCGCCATGGATGTGATGTGCTGCACCGCGTCCATCATGACCCTGTGCGTAATCAGCATTGACAG GTATTTGGGCATCACAAAACCTCTGACCTATCCTGTTCGGCAGAACGGCTGCTGTATGGCCAAGATGATCCTGTCAGTGTGGCTGCTGTCTGCCTCCATCACCCTCCCCCCTCTGTTTGGCTGGGCACAAAACGTCAACGACGGCAGAGTCTGTCTCATCAGTCAGGACTTTGGATACACTGTCTACTCTACAGCTGTAGCATTCTACATCCCCATGTCAGTGATGCTGATCATGTATCATAGGATCTTCCGAGCCGCCAAACTCAGCGCAGCTAAGCACACGATTACCGGGTTTCCCAGGGACGGCGAGCATCGTCCAGGGGTGGCTCTGcgaggggggagaggagggcCTAAAATTCAGCAAACGGCAGAATcaggagaaacaggaagtgttgagAGAACAGAGGTGGGGCAGGatgaggaagcagaagaggaggaggaggaagaggaggaggagagtttgGATTGTGTGGCGGCAGCGTTGAAGCTCCAgcgagaggtggaggaggagtgcaGCACTCGTGTCTCCCGCCTCCTGAAGACGGGCGAGCACCACCAGCGTCGGAAGAGGAAAAACCAGTCCATCTTCAAAAGGGAACAGAAGGCCGCGGCCACTCTGGGCATTGTAGTCGGCGCCTTCACCTTCTGCTGGCTGCCGTTTTTTTTGGTCTCCACTGCGAGGCCATTTGTTTGCGGCGTAGAGTGCAGCTGTGTGCCACTCTGGCTGGAAAGAACTCTGCTGTGGCTCGGCTACGCCAACTCCCTAATTAATCCTTTCATTTATGCATTTTTCAACCGTGATCTGAGGACCACCTACAGCAACCTCCTGCGGTGCCGCTACAGGAACATCAATCGGAAGCTGTCAGCAGCTGGCATGCACGAGGCTCTGAAACTGGTGGAGAAGCCAGACACTGACGTGTAA